From the genome of Calliopsis andreniformis isolate RMS-2024a unplaced genomic scaffold, iyCalAndr_principal scaffold0022, whole genome shotgun sequence, one region includes:
- the Rab10 gene encoding RAS oncogene family member Rab10: MAKKTYDLLFKLLLIGDSGVGKTCILFRFSDDAFSSTFISTIGIDFKIKTVELRGKKIKLQIWDTAGQERFHTITMSYYRGAMGIMLVYDITAEKTFENIVKWLRNIDEHANEDVEKLILGNKTDMEDKRVISTERGEAIAREHGIRFMETSAKTNYNIDRAFSELAEAILEKTHGKEPQDAPDRVTVDRRVERSTTLCC, translated from the exons ATGGCGAAAAAGACGTACGATCTATTGTTCAAGTTATTGCTCATCGGTGATTCCGGGGTCGGCAAGACTTGTATATTGTTTAGATTTTCGGACGATGCCTTCTCCTCAACGTTCATCTCCACCATAG GTATCGATTTTAAAATCAAGACAGTGGAATTAAGGGGAAAGAAAATCAAGTTACAGATATG GGACACTGCAGGGCAAGAGCGATTCCATACTATTACTATGTCATATTACAGAGGTgcaatgggtattatgcttgtttatGACATTACTGCTGAGAAAACATTTGAAAATATTGTCAAATGGTTGAGAAATATAGATGAA CATGCGAATGAAGATGTGGAGAAATTGATTCTGGGAAATAAAACTGATATGGAGGACAAACGTGTTATTAGTACGGAAAGAGGAGAAGCG ATAGCAAGAGAGCATGGAATCAGATTTATGGAAACATCAGCAAAAACTAATTACAACATCGATCGTGCATTTAGTGAATTAGCAGAAGCAATATTAGAGAAGACGCATGGGAAAGAACCTCAAGATGCTCCTGATAGAGTAACTGTTGATCGAAGGGTGGAAAGAAGTACTACTCTGTGCTgctaa
- the Lfg gene encoding glutamate NMDA receptor-associated protein 1 lifeguard isoform X1 → MATWQGTGGGFYPGQQGYPPQNPGYPPPQDGYNPGYPSAHGPNPPGPGFIPPPGPPPYGQAVPPPGPIFSGPQPGMYGSNYAEDPMQDEVKGFEFNDKSIRNGFIRKVYSILMCQLLITVSLIALFLYHRPTKLWVMRHPEMFWICFVATIVLIICMACCTSVRRKAPMNFVFLFLFTSAEGFLLAVVSSTYSSEEVLLAVGITAAVCLALTLFAFQTKFDFTALHSILFVALIIFLLFGIIAIIWPGKTMSLVYASLGALLFSVYLIYDTQLMIGGNHKYSISPEEYIFAALNLYVDVVNIFLYILAIIGSSRD, encoded by the exons ATGGCAACTTGGCAGGGCACAGGTGGAGGATTTTATCCAGGACAACAAG GTTACCCTCCACAGAATCCTGGGTATCCTCCACCTCAAGACGGTTACAATCCAGGATATCCATCTGCCCACGGACCAAATCCACCAG gacCTGGTTTTATTCCTCCTCCAGGCCCACCTCCTTACGGTCAAGCAGTACCACCACCTGGTCCAATATTTAGTGGTCCACAACCAGGCATGTACGGGTCAAATTATGCAGAGGATCCTATGCAGGATGAAGTCAAAGGATTTGAGTTCAATGACAAATCCATCAGAAATGGATTTATCAG AAAAGTTTACAGTATACTAATGTGTCAGCTTTTAATTACGGTGTCGCTGATAGCGTTATTCCTTTATCACCGCCCTACTAAATTATGGGTGATGAGGCATCCAGAAATGTTTTGGATTTGTTTTGTAGCCACCATAGTCCTAATCATATGTATGGCATGCTGTACCAGTGTAAGAAGAAAAGCTCCCATGAACTTTGTGTTTCTGTTCTTATTCACGTCAGCAGAAGGTTTTCTTCTAGCTGTTGTGTCTTCTACATACAGTTCTGAAGAG GTACTATTGGCCGTTGGAATTACAGCAGCTGTTTGTCTTGCACTGACATTGTTTGCATTTCAAACGAAATTTGATTTCACTGCTTTACACAGTATTCTATTCGTTGCACTGATCATTTTTCTACTTTTTGGTATAATTGCGATAATCTGGCCTGGAAAAACCATGTCCTTAGTGTATGCATCACTTGGGGCTCTGCTTTTCTCTGTATACTTGATTTACGATACCCAGCTAATGATCGGCGGCAAtcacaaatattcaatttcgCCAGAGGAGTATATCTTCGCTGCATTGAATCTTTACGTAGACGTTGTCAACATATTCTTGTACATCTTGGCAATTATTGGTTCTTCACGAGATTAA
- the Lfg gene encoding glutamate NMDA receptor-associated protein 1 lifeguard isoform X2, giving the protein MYGSNYAEDPMQDEVKGFEFNDKSIRNGFIRKVYSILMCQLLITVSLIALFLYHRPTKLWVMRHPEMFWICFVATIVLIICMACCTSVRRKAPMNFVFLFLFTSAEGFLLAVVSSTYSSEEVLLAVGITAAVCLALTLFAFQTKFDFTALHSILFVALIIFLLFGIIAIIWPGKTMSLVYASLGALLFSVYLIYDTQLMIGGNHKYSISPEEYIFAALNLYVDVVNIFLYILAIIGSSRD; this is encoded by the exons ATGTACGGGTCAAATTATGCAGAGGATCCTATGCAGGATGAAGTCAAAGGATTTGAGTTCAATGACAAATCCATCAGAAATGGATTTATCAG AAAAGTTTACAGTATACTAATGTGTCAGCTTTTAATTACGGTGTCGCTGATAGCGTTATTCCTTTATCACCGCCCTACTAAATTATGGGTGATGAGGCATCCAGAAATGTTTTGGATTTGTTTTGTAGCCACCATAGTCCTAATCATATGTATGGCATGCTGTACCAGTGTAAGAAGAAAAGCTCCCATGAACTTTGTGTTTCTGTTCTTATTCACGTCAGCAGAAGGTTTTCTTCTAGCTGTTGTGTCTTCTACATACAGTTCTGAAGAG GTACTATTGGCCGTTGGAATTACAGCAGCTGTTTGTCTTGCACTGACATTGTTTGCATTTCAAACGAAATTTGATTTCACTGCTTTACACAGTATTCTATTCGTTGCACTGATCATTTTTCTACTTTTTGGTATAATTGCGATAATCTGGCCTGGAAAAACCATGTCCTTAGTGTATGCATCACTTGGGGCTCTGCTTTTCTCTGTATACTTGATTTACGATACCCAGCTAATGATCGGCGGCAAtcacaaatattcaatttcgCCAGAGGAGTATATCTTCGCTGCATTGAATCTTTACGTAGACGTTGTCAACATATTCTTGTACATCTTGGCAATTATTGGTTCTTCACGAGATTAA